The nucleotide sequence TAGAGTGGTTGGAAAAAGGGAAGCAAAAGGAAGATAATGAAAAATATTTGGCAGTGCCTGATCTTGTGAATAAGGCCTGCATAAAGATGAATGATTGGGTGTATAAAACAGCCAAAAACTACCTTAACCAAGGAAAGTTGGTAGCTTTATTGGGAGGAGATCATAGTACGCCGCTTGGTTATATCAAGGCACTATCTGAAAAATATTCGAGTTTTGGTGTGCTACAAATAGATGCACATGCGGACTTAAGGGAAGCCTATGAGAATTTTGAGTATTCACACGCCAGTATTTCCCATAATTTTATGAAGATCCCTCAGGTAGAAAAATTGGTACAAGTGGGTATTCGGGATTATTGCGAGGAAGAATCTGACAGAGCAAAAGAAGATCCAAGAATTCATACTTTTTATGATAAGGATATCAAGGAATCCATGTTTGAAGGAGCTACATGGAGGTCAATTTGTAACCAGATTATCAATTCTTTGCCTAGGGAAGTGTATATAACCATCGATATTGATGGATTTGATCCAAAACTTTGTCCGAATACCGGCACTCCTGTTCCTGGAGGATTTGATTTGGAGCAAATCATGTATTTGATGAAATTATTGGTTAAATCGGGCAAGAAAATCATCGGCTTTGACGTGGTAGAAGTAGCTCCAGGAGAAGACGGTAATGAATTTGATGGAAATGTAGGCGCAAGGGTGCTTTATAGAATGTCCAATCTATTAGGAGTGTCCCAGAATAAGCTTTGGTGGACTGAGCATTAAGCAGAAAGACTACAAAACAAAGCCCAAGTTTTTTTCTTGGGCTTTGTTGTTTATTCCTCTAGATTTTTCTGAATTTCTTTCGCTTTTTCATCCAGTTTGTCGGCTGCATCCTCCAAAGATTCACTGATATCTTCAGCTGCATCTTCTACATCATCAGCGACTTTCTCTATTTTTTCCTCAACATTTTCCAGTTTTTTGGATAATTTACTTTTCTTCTTATCTTCGCAAGAACTGAATAGGATGCTTACAGCTGCGAGTACAAATACTAGTTTTTTCATATTGGATTAATTTTCTTTTTGGCTATAATTTCATCTGATCTGCAAAAGTAATCAGCTTTTTCAAATTTTTATGCCCAGTATTGGGCGCAATGATCTAGTGCTACTTTTACAGATTATAAAAGTACCTCCATTTTACTTTCCACTATCACTAAAACGATATATTTGGGCCCATATGAAAAGGGAGATTTGAGAAATGCGGCAGCTAATCGTCATTTAAGCCATTATAATTCCCATCCTATTCCTGTCTGAAGAACATAATCCGCTTTACTGGCTCCAGCCACTACTTGGTTATCAAAGTTCAAGGTAAATCCAAGTTTGATATATAGATCAAGTGGAAGATCATATTTGACATCTATATTATAATCAAACCTCCATCTACCTTTTTCTGTAATACCAGGGAAAAGCACGGCTTTGGTCAGCAAATCAAGGTCGCCAATATCATAAAGATTAAGTTCGCTCCCTACATACCCTTCCATACTGTTTCTGTCCTCGTCTTCACTAGAAAACCGTTCATTTACATATGAAAATCCACCTTCTACACCAAAGTAGGATTGGTTGGTATGGATGATATACTTACCCATTCCAAGCTTGAAAATACTCCTCAGATCCAGTTTTTGTTCCGTATTGGACAGGAAAGAATAATTGGCAGGGACATACCAATCTTTTGGAAGAAATTTTCTGTATGAAAAACTTCCATCTTCCCTTCGTATAGGATCCACTTCATCTTGGTTTGAGCGGATTAGGTTATATCCTGCAGATGCTGACCATCTGGGCGCTACATAACCCAATGAAGTCCTAAAACCTGATTGACTCAAATTGTTGGCTTTGGTAAAGCTATAGTTTACATCGATATTGGCTGATAGCCTGCTCAAGAAGTCATTTTCATAAGTCTTGAAATATACTATTTCATTAACATTTACATTCAACGAGTCACCATCCATCGTGTATATCATGATTTGATTGGGTGAGGAGGATTTTAAATACCCGTTATGTCGTTGACCAGAAGTCAGTGTAATCAGGTAATTTCGCTTTGAATATACCTCGCTGATTTTTTGCCATTCAATTTCAAAATCACTGTCACTATAGTCTGTTTCAATAATTACCACGCCTTTGTCCATTGATTTGATTTCTCCACCGATAACGTCTTTGTTTTTAAAGATCAGGGAATCATTTTGACCATGTGTAGTATGAAAAATAAGCATACAAAATGAGAGTAGTAAAATTAAATTTTTAATCATAAGTATTTCGGTTTAGTGAAATATGGATATTACTCAACTTTATTTTAAATAGTGTATTATTATCAATAAATATTAAATTATAGTGTTGTAATATTGTATTTTACTTATATAAAGAGTGAGGGAGTTCAAATCCTTCTATGAAACCCTAGCAACACTGATTGATTTTATGATGTTGTTTCCTCTTCCACCTGTACAACTTCATACATATTCTTGCCGTCCTGCTGAATGGGTTGGTAATAAGTTTCTCCATATTGTACGTATGTTTGATCTCCAATTTTGACTTCTTCAGCCCCTTCAGGTAGGTTTTCTACTATTGTTCCAGCAGTAGGGGGGACTACAGTATAGCCTTTATCCGTCTTTTCGTAATAGGTGCCGCCGTAGTAATAATTATTGGTCGTTTCATTGACGACCACTGTAGTAGTTTCATTAGGTAAGCTTGGAACGGTAGCTCCTACAGGTGCTTCCACCACTGTGTAGCCATTGTTGTTTTGTATATAATAAACACCATTATCATAGTGGTATTTTTGATTCTCGATGGAAATCACAATGGCTGTAGCTGCCAGTGAAGCCACAAAAAAGCCCCAGGGATGCCATGCTGGGCCCCAATAGTAGGGCGTGAAAGGATGGTAAAAATAAGGCCTATAACTATAATACCTATATCTGCCATAGTGGTATGGTGGTCTATGATAAGGGGGTAGGGGCTCCTGATTACTACTGTACTTCTATTGATATTTATTCGGTTGTTGGCCGAGGGTCTAACATGATTTGCAGGTCTGGAATGATTAGGGCGATTTTGATTATTTGGTCTATTGTAAGAAGGTCTATTGGTGCTGGGCCTTGCATTACTAGGTCTATTATAACTGGGCCTTGTGGTCGGTCTACTGGTACTCGGCCTAACTTGATTTGGTCTTGCAGTTGAAGGCCTGGAGTTATTAAAAGCAGGTCTTTGCCTTGATCTTTGTGCACCGCCGTTTATGGTTCTTCCTGTAGAAGGCCTTGCTTGTGTTCTAGACCGTGAAGGCGCATGATTTAACCTTTGGGCCATTGATAAATCCGGTAAGGTCATTGAGAGACAAATACCAAGCCCTAGTATTAATTTTAGTTTTGGGAAATTTATCATTGTTCTCTTCTATAAAGGTTTGGGGAGGATGGCTACAATTCTTGCGCCTGGTGGTGGGGTAAAGTCGAATATTTTTTCAGGGTAAAGTGTATTGATTTGCCAATCCGAGAAGGTGGCTTCATATTGTATTGGTGTCTCGTCAGCAGTGTTGATGATCAATAATTTCAATGGTAGGATTAATGCATCATTGGATATCCATATTTGCACATTGAGTCCTTCTTTGATGGCAGCTATTTGAAAGGCCTCTTTGCCTCTTATGGTCTTTTTCCCTAGAAAGTGAATTTCATCAAAATCATCAATGAGATCATCTGTGAATGAAGGATAGAAAAAGTCAGCGGCAGGAAATTCGACCCCAAAACTGTGGTTTATGCTGTCAATCATGCTCAGGGTATTGTCTGGAGCTCCAATGGTCGTATAGTTGTTCTCATCAAATGAATACCTAGTAAATGAAGTTCCGTTATAGTAAAAACCTCGATTACCGGGATATCCTTTGGCAAGAACCATCATTTTGTTTGCCCCTTGCATGATTACCTCATATTCAGTAAATTCTTTAGAAGAAGCAATGAAAGGATAAATGTTTTCTTGATCGGATGATGTATAAAGATGAAAACTGCAAGCACTTAATTGACCAATGACTTCACTCATATGGTCAAGAATATACACCGCTGTGGAGTCAATTGACTTTTCTTGTGAATAAGAAAAAAGTGGATAAAAAAGTAAAACAATCAGTAGTTTTATTTTTCTCATGATTTCATCCATATTGTTATCATTTAGATACTTCTTAAGTGATTGATTAAGAATTAAGAATAATATAAATAGGATGTGCCTGAAGTCCGAATACTGTTCCAAGAATACTGACAATTGTTATAAATATTGTCATATCCTATATCATTTATTGGAGGGGATTTTCAAAAAATGGCTGATATAATCAAGGGCATTATAACCGGTAAATTCTTTAAAACAATTGATAAAAACAATCCGGTTTTTGAAGCCACTTTTCTTGGCCAATATATCCAAGGTGAGTTTGGAAATAGCGCCCTTTTGGATAATCGCTTGACTGTAGATGATTCTCTGTTGGTTGATATATTCTTCAAAACTCAAGCCTTCCTGCTCCCAGAAATAGTTTTCAAGCTCCTTGGTTGAGACCTTTAATTCCTTGGCCATTTGTTCTATACTGAAATGCTCCTCCAAATGTGGCTTAAGCTCGTCTAGATAGAGAGTTATTTGCTCTAGAAGCCTTTTGTATTGGTCTGCATTTAACCGGCTGTTGGTATTTATTACAGGATTTAAATAAGTTTTTTTTCTTTGTTCAAAGCTTAGTGGTATGAGGCCAAACAGGAAATCCGGTCTTAAAAATAGGGCCAGGCTAATCGATAGGATGACGATAGATTCAGCAATATCTATTAATATGGCATCTTGGGTTGAATATCCAGCCACTTTGAAGAGGAAAAAAGGAATGAATAAAAAGGGAAGGATAATTATATAGAATTTTACCCATTTCAGCCAACCCTTATGTATCCTAAGTCTTTTTTGTTTCTTTAGACACAAAATTTTAAGACCTGTCCGTAGCTCAAAAAACCAATAAAGAAGCAATTGTATATAAACCAACCACATTACTGTAGCTTCTAATGTAGCTATTTTGGGATCATTAAAGTTGATCATCCCGATAGTAAATATGGATATGGGCATAGCAAAATGGATCAAGATAGGGAGCAGTTCTAACCTTTTATTGATCAAAAAGATAATGTGTATATAATGTAAGGGGACAAAGAAGGACATGAACACCAAGGAGAAAAAACTCAGTTTGATAGGTGAGGAGGAAAAATTCAATTTTTCAATGGAAGAGAGGATATCAAGTGCAATCCAGCAAAAGAGACAAATAAACATTAGGCTCAGCAGTCGCATAGCATATTTCTGATCCTTGATATTACTTGGATATGATGTGAGTACCAAGGCCGCAATGAGTGAGGCGGTGGCCGCCATCAACTGGACCAGAGTACTTAAAGAGATGTTTATTTGCATATCATTACAGTAATATTAATGCCACCTCCATCATCTTGACTTAATTTTAGAGGTTATGCATGAAGAAATACAGCTTAAAGATTAACATATCATCAAACTTTCAGTCACTTAGAGTAGGGAAGTACTGTAGTTGAACCCGGAATATCCATTAGGTTATCTATTGCGTCCTGATCAGACATGACAGACACCTTGAATCTTCCAACAGCCTTGTTATTTGAAGTCCTAAGCCTCATAGCGGTTGCTAATGCATAAGTTCAGATAAATTAAAAAATACTTTTCAGGAACATGAACATAAAAAAATAGAGATGCCAATATTTATAATTTTGGCTAAGTTTTGATCATTTGAAGTTTTTGATAAACTCAGAGGGGGTTGACCAGAGAATTTCTTAAAAGCTGCTCTAAATGAGTTTCTATTACTAAAGCCACAATCAAAAGCAAGGCCTTCAAGTGTGATGTTCTTCCAATCACCCGCCTTGATTTTTTGCTTGCAATGTTCAATTCTATATTTATTTAAAAAATCATTAAAATTTACTCCCTTTTGTTTATTGATAAAAGAACTTAGGATATATAATGGAATGTCAAGTTCCTCAGACAAATCATTCAGATTATAACCTTGGTTCAAGTAAGGTGCGTTGTTTTCTATATGACTGCTTAATTTTTGATCTATTTCAATAATTCTTGCTTCACTTAAGAATTTTGAGGTATAGGAGTTTCCATTTGTCGCTTTATTTTTATCTTTTTTGCCTTTTATTTTTTGTAAAGATGGCGCAAGAATATTTGTAAAGCCATACAGGATTTTAGGTTGTCTAAAGAGGTAAATACTTATGCTTAATAAAACCAGTGCGCCGGCACTTTTACTCAAGTTTTCATAATGGCCAGTCGAAAATGGATTATAGGAGTATATAAAATAGGGATAAAAAAGAAAAAATTGGATAGAAAGAAAAAAGTAGATCCAATTTAGTACTGGTTGATTGCTTTCTTTGAATTCTTTCTCTTCTTATAAATTTGATTACCAGTCCTAATTGTAGTATGAAATATATTCCAAAAAAGACATGATACATCACATTCACCAATTCTGCAGGTATAAGTGACAGTTGCATAAAAATAGCATCATGGTTCATCTCTGAAGCACCTATGCCCAGCATATTTATTTTCTCTTCATGAGACAATACCCAAAAGGGGATACTGTCGTCAATTAACACCAATATAAACGGAATCAAGTGAACCAAGTCCTTGGTCGAAAGTGACAGTCCATAAAGGAGATTTCTTATATAAAGGTAGGAGAGGGGGACAAATAAAAAGCAAAGAATATTGCTGATTTTAAAAGCAATGGGGAACTGAACAAGCAAATTACTTTCAGCAACAAGCCTAGCCAGGATATTGATCACCATTATAATTAGTGTAATACTTAAGAATTTTCGTGACTTTCCATTACCATCTTTAAAAGCAGATAATATGATAATGGTAATTATTCCTAAAGTCACAGCTAATAAATTAGCGAGTGTAATAAAATTAAAGCGGTAATCATGATGATTCATTAGGCTTAGTGGAAAAAAAATTACAGCATTTTGGGTTTATCTTTACATTTCAAGCGCCTTAAGCGATTGATTAATTTTGACTTAATATAAACGTTTTTCTGTATAATTATATTAATTAAAGGTTATTTTTTTGAATTAATTTTACCTATCTGTATTTCATCATCTATATAAATAAGATGGTGGACAATAATTCAAAATATAATTATAAAAGTTGAATTGATTAATAATACGATAGAAAATTTCCACTTGGTGATTCATTAGATGAAAATACAATAATATTGGCGTTGATTTGTAGCCGCATAATTGGTTTGGGTATAATTAAAAAAGTGATATTAATAATATGAAAGGTTAAATAAAAGGTGTTAAACCTATGTATTTGGATTGAATTGTATTTTTATATCATTTCGAAATATTATCTTTTACTTACTATTTGATTCGTTTTAATGGCATGGTTTTCAGATTAATTAGCCGCTTAAACCTAAAACTATATGAATTGGGCTTGTAGGTATGGTGTAAGTGCTATGGCATTTATAGAAAATGATAATGGAGGGCTATATTATGGGGGATGTACGTACAAGGCAACTCGAATGATAGGCATTCCAAATCATTTAGTATGATATATTATATCTTAAGGCTGCATTTAGTCCTAATAATAATTCATTTCTGTAATCAATATTTTCTTTATAAATATTAAAGATGGGTTCAACAAAATCATTAGGCCGATTCGTACCTGACCAAACAACGCTCGGGCCGACTATTAGATCGATTTTTTGACCCAAGGTAAATCCAAAGTTTAAATTTAACCTGGCCATATCCTTATTAGATCCTATATGGTTTATGTAATAGACTTCGGGATTGAAGTAAAGAATGGGGCCAAGGCCCATTACGCTTCCAAATC is from Echinicola marina and encodes:
- a CDS encoding agmatinase family protein yields the protein MITKKQQVINHFDPNGVASQGNIFGLPYDEETASLIIVPVPWEVTVSYSHGTAKGPESVLNASAQVDLFQDDIVDAWTMGIYMLPIPAELALSNSNHRKIADDYIEWLEKGKQKEDNEKYLAVPDLVNKACIKMNDWVYKTAKNYLNQGKLVALLGGDHSTPLGYIKALSEKYSSFGVLQIDAHADLREAYENFEYSHASISHNFMKIPQVEKLVQVGIRDYCEEESDRAKEDPRIHTFYDKDIKESMFEGATWRSICNQIINSLPREVYITIDIDGFDPKLCPNTGTPVPGGFDLEQIMYLMKLLVKSGKKIIGFDVVEVAPGEDGNEFDGNVGARVLYRMSNLLGVSQNKLWWTEH
- a CDS encoding DUF481 domain-containing protein; the encoded protein is MIKNLILLLSFCMLIFHTTHGQNDSLIFKNKDVIGGEIKSMDKGVVIIETDYSDSDFEIEWQKISEVYSKRNYLITLTSGQRHNGYLKSSSPNQIMIYTMDGDSLNVNVNEIVYFKTYENDFLSRLSANIDVNYSFTKANNLSQSGFRTSLGYVAPRWSASAGYNLIRSNQDEVDPIRREDGSFSYRKFLPKDWYVPANYSFLSNTEQKLDLRSIFKLGMGKYIIHTNQSYFGVEGGFSYVNERFSSEDEDRNSMEGYVGSELNLYDIGDLDLLTKAVLFPGITEKGRWRFDYNIDVKYDLPLDLYIKLGFTLNFDNQVVAGASKADYVLQTGIGWEL
- a CDS encoding DUF2092 domain-containing protein, whose protein sequence is MRKIKLLIVLLFYPLFSYSQEKSIDSTAVYILDHMSEVIGQLSACSFHLYTSSDQENIYPFIASSKEFTEYEVIMQGANKMMVLAKGYPGNRGFYYNGTSFTRYSFDENNYTTIGAPDNTLSMIDSINHSFGVEFPAADFFYPSFTDDLIDDFDEIHFLGKKTIRGKEAFQIAAIKEGLNVQIWISNDALILPLKLLIINTADETPIQYEATFSDWQINTLYPEKIFDFTPPPGARIVAILPKPL
- a CDS encoding helix-turn-helix domain-containing protein, which codes for MQINISLSTLVQLMAATASLIAALVLTSYPSNIKDQKYAMRLLSLMFICLFCWIALDILSSIEKLNFSSSPIKLSFFSLVFMSFFVPLHYIHIIFLINKRLELLPILIHFAMPISIFTIGMINFNDPKIATLEATVMWLVYIQLLLYWFFELRTGLKILCLKKQKRLRIHKGWLKWVKFYIIILPFLFIPFFLFKVAGYSTQDAILIDIAESIVILSISLALFLRPDFLFGLIPLSFEQRKKTYLNPVINTNSRLNADQYKRLLEQITLYLDELKPHLEEHFSIEQMAKELKVSTKELENYFWEQEGLSFEEYINQQRIIYSQAIIQKGAISKLTLDILAKKSGFKNRIVFINCFKEFTGYNALDYISHFLKIPSNK
- a CDS encoding helix-turn-helix domain-containing protein, translated to MSKSAGALVLLSISIYLFRQPKILYGFTNILAPSLQKIKGKKDKNKATNGNSYTSKFLSEARIIEIDQKLSSHIENNAPYLNQGYNLNDLSEELDIPLYILSSFINKQKGVNFNDFLNKYRIEHCKQKIKAGDWKNITLEGLAFDCGFSNRNSFRAAFKKFSGQPPLSLSKTSNDQNLAKIINIGISIFLCSCS